The genomic window ttattatttatttttttttaaaaaagtgaataaaccactgcaattaaaacaaaaacaacttacAAATCCcaaccacaagaagtggaaCAAAATAGTTACAAACCAACgaaaattgaattattttttgttgaaacatataaaatttttaattttttttatataaaaatacaatattattattaaattctaataaaattacaataaacGGTTCAAATTTGAAGCAAAACAATTCAATCAGCGTCTTATCTCATTATCAATTGTGCTGTGTCATAACATGCAGCGTTTgaaattgatattaaaaaataaaattaaaaaaaatatttattattattattttttttttttaaaaaaaaaaaggtaaacgTAACTCTATGGAGAGGGCGAGagcgagagcgagagagagagagatgtatcaaaataaaacagggcaaatttatttaaaaaataaataaataaaaatggattTCGTGCGGTGCGGTGTGTAATAAagagaataaaagaaagaaagagagagaaaaggttgCTTTGTTGTCGCGGTTCCCCAAACCCTGAGAAAGTCTCGAGAGTGAAGAAAGGAACTGCTGCTGGTCATCTCCTCTCGAAGATCTCCCTCTCTAATCTCATATTACATAGCTTTTGGATCGGAGGAGATCAAGAGAGCAGCAAGATCAAAATCGAGATCGTGAGAGGAAGATGGGGAGGCTCTTTCTCGTGAATCTGGAGGGCAAGATGTATAGCTGCAAGCACTGCTCCACCCATCTCGCTCTACCTGAAGACATCATTTCTAGGGTATTACactcctttctctctcttttatctACTTGTAGATCTCATCATTATCATTCTCAGTAATCTCATACCATTTCGATCTCTCAAATCTTTGGCCCCTTTCCCCTTTAAGAtttcaaaaaaatgttttttttttaaaaaaaaaaatttataaaaattatgatcatTGACCTTCTTGTTGCCGTCATATACATCATAATTTTTGTTGCATAATCTCTGTAAGTTAGCCATTCGGTGAACTGGATTTTTGATGTATTCGCCCGATGTTTACTATGAATCAAGATTCGCATCATCAATTGTCCTTTGTTTTATGTCACTGAATTCACACCTGCATTATTCATTTACATTTGTGGTTTcttgtttgtaaaatttttgtgatCATGCAATTCCAACTTACAAATACCTTACCATATGCTCTCTGTTTAAAGAAAACACTCTGGTGGAATTCTTGAtacatattaaatttgtttggggtataattatattaaccatttttgccttctttttgttcttgtatCCAGTCCTTCCATTGCAAGCATGGGAAGGCTTATCTCTTCAATAAGGTGTAAGTTACTTGATCCTTTTTGCTGTCTCTATGGTTTGTTTCCCACAATGTTCTTCcattttgtttgatttccaTTTTCTTAGCTGCAATTTAGGGGTAAAAAGATTTGCAGGTGTTCTAGTTTCTTCATTTTGAGTTTAAAGTCCAAGAGTGGAAATTTAGTGACATACACAATGTGTATATTAGCTCATGCATGTTTAGATGTGATCACCATGCAGCGGTAGGTTATTATTATATCACGGTATGCACATTTTTCAAGTTACTAAGTTTATGTGATTTATGGTCGACAAATTAGATCAGTCAATATTTCCTTCTGTAGAATGCTAACTGTGTTGCGTCAATAATTTGTAGTGTTTCAAATGTTTGAAAAATCACTGAAACACCTGTCTGTTAACCTGAGTGAAGTGTCACTTATGTGTGTTTTGGTGCTTATAaaaaatttccctttttttgttggaattctAATGTGATGAAACAAATTTGTCTTTGCTCAACAAGCAAACTCTCATCTTGTTTGTTGCATCGTAGTTATCTGTATTGGAGCTTTGAACCAAAAATTTTGGGTTAAGTTGAGATACTAAAGAAGGATGGAGGAACTATTGTGAGCTCATGACATGCTGTTCAACAACATACAATGTGAATGATCTCATCATTTCTTTTGAAGGGGAAGATGtagaattttataaataaagagGTCATGAGTGAGGCTTTAAGGAGTGAGGATGAATATCAGAAAAACTATCAGGCTTAGTGCTAGCTCCATTCAGGTTTATTATAGATGTTTGCATGAAGTAGTTATACAGTGTGTAGATGAGTAAAATTTTGAACGCCAATTACTTGTTTTATGATTAGTTAAAATACTTTGATCACTATCTATTGAAACAAAAGAGCGGTATAAAATGCTGAACTGATTCTTTTGGGGGTCAAAACTCACTTCGGCTACAGCACTATTGAAGAAAGTGATTTAATATTGAATAAGATGGGGTAGATGTTTTTAGAGATTGATTTTTTAAGTGATAAATCTAGTTTTTGCTTCGATCTATTATGGGTGTCAAGAGCAAAGTCTGCATCTCATCTTGTGTTTGCTTATTTAGGAAAGGTGCGAGATAAAATTATCTAAGGAAGTGATGTGCTGTGATCTGCGATAAAAGCACGTTAGAAATCATTTAGGTTAATCAATGTCATCATTGTCATGTATGGACTGGTAGCTTTTACTAGTACGAATATGAACTAAGAGagaaagtaaataataaatgctGCTTGGGTTTTGTGTGGTCATATTGTGATTTTGAAAATGAAGCGCTAGTTGTGCTCAATTGTTGTTAGATGTGCTATACTTTACAGGTCTTATTGTATGATGCCTAAATGATATCATAGCGTCTGGAGCTGTGGTTAATAATCCTTGGCTGATTGTACAGGGAAATCACCACGAGCCTATCGCAGTTTGTATGTTGGTCTGTGATTTACTTGTTAAGAAATAATCTGTcatttatatgttattgttattttcactGAATATAATTGATCATAATCTTCAACAAATTGTGTGTTGGTATGCCATTTacttgttaagaaaaaaatctttaatttacatgttattgttatttttcactGAACATAATTGATCATAATCTTCAACAAATTGTAGCGTGAACGTGACAGTTGGAGCAAAAGAGGACAGGATGATGATGACCGGGTTGCACACTGTTGTTGACATATTCTGTGTTGGGTGTGGATCCATTCTTGGATGGAAATATGTGAGACTATGTGCatcatttttgttgttgttgttgtcgtcgTCGTCGCCGTCCTGCTgttcttgtatttattcatGTTCATGGGAGCTATATGTTAATCTAATGCTACTTTGCAGGAGGCTGCTCATGAGAAGAACCAGAAATACAAGGAAGGAAAATTCATTCTCGAGAGGTAGGTGCTAAGAAAATTTTCTCCATTTCATTCGGATGAGATGAGCCAACCAAATATTAAATGTTAAGAGTTTAGGTTCCTCACAATTTATTTATTCCCCTTACAACATGGTCTTATCTAAAATATATTGCACTTATGTTGGAGCAGGTTTAAGGTGGCTGGTCCAAATGGGAACTATTACTGGACGAGCACTGATGCTCATGTGGCTGGAAGTGATCCTGATGATGCTTAATTTCATTTAGGATGTTGCATAGTTGTACATTCTCTTTTCTGTTTGTTGGCTGCGCTTTGACTGTCAGAAATACTCTGTGACCAATTGCTCAGCACATAATTGGCAGAGACATTGACTAGGTTAAATAAAGCGCTATCATGCTTTCTTCATCAAGTAGCAAATATGAATCATTTTAGATCACTTATATTTTACCATGAGGTAATGCGATTGAACACATATCATTGATATGCTGCAGGTTTGCTCATGGTGTATCAGACTTTCGCAGTTGTTAGGAGTCTATTATTTCGCCTACCACataatcaaatataataatgCTCAATGCTTAGCGCTATCAAGCGGGCATGCACACCAGTGTAACCGcacaatatttatatttaattttttaaaatgagtaattaattaaaaagggtCTCTattataaacttaaaaatattatcataaattttgTATCGATAGGGGCGATTAAGAAACTTTCCagttaatattttatcaaatccCTTCTTTCACCTCTTATCTTAGAAGTACCATCCTGTCACTGGTTGCAAACCAGCTAtcttaaaatcatatatatatatatatatatatatatatatatatatattcccgtTAACTCGCACCTGGTTCCTGGATGAACAACACGGAAAAATCTTTGATTCAACATAACAAATGGTAGCCTCACAGTATGGCCACAGATATAGTGCTGAATGCATGGAATAAATATTACGAGTTTAGGCTCCattgtcaataaaaaaatatataagtaaaacaaaagtcatattttaGGTAATGGCAGAATGATGGATGAGATATCAAGCCTTCCAATTACAGTACAAAACATCAATACTGTGACTTAAGCCCCCGAATATGAAGAAAATTGGTTTTGATCAATGGATTACAGCACCAAGTCATTCAAAATCAACCAAGAGTATAAACCACATAGTTTGCTAGCTTCTCGCCAACTACCTTCACATATCTGTGCAACTGCCTTTCCAATAAATTTAGGTGCATCTTGTCAATAGGCCCAACCACATGCTCAAGTTCCTAAAATGAATGAAACGAAAATTTATTAGACGAAATCAAGCATGGAATTGGACAGCGAAAACTAACACCACCAATGCATATTTTGACTTGATTGATTatccataaataaaatacaGGGATAAGATCATAATAATTGGCCAATGTATACTCAGCCAAGGTAGCTAGActactcaaaagaaaatattgactGCAAGTCGGCATATCTAAGGATGGGCATTCATAACTAGCTGACAGAAAACAACCAAGATAAACACACCTTGTATTTGATACGCAAGCCATTAACATCTATCATGATGTTGCTAAGATCAACAGGTCCTAAATCATCAGAGGCTAATGTAGTGCCAGTTTCTACAACTAACTCAGCTTCTGTCCCGACAGTAATACCTTCAAAACCAGGCTCATTGTCATCCGAATCATCCTCTTCACTAGAGGCTTCATTCAGGTCATCATCTTCAGAACGCAACTCTGATAGTGAGGACAAACCATCGGTGAATTTATTGGTGAAACCATCTGACTGGGCTGTAAAATCTGATAGGATAACATATGGCTTTTCATCGAGTAAAGGCCTTGCAATATGAAAAGGCACCCACCTGCAGATTTATGAAAGGCATATTGAATTTCAGCATCCAATAAAAATCTCCAAACAGATGAAGCTCTGTTTGCTACCACTGGATCAATTGTTAACTTGAGGAAGAACATGTAAGTACAATCTGAGATTGACACAAGACAAATAACTACTTggtactccctccgttcctttttatctgtcgtgaataaccaAATCTCACgtaccaagaaagttggttatttcacaaaatttaataaaaaattagttatctttccaaaattacctctaatttttatcttcacatttctctctcatattaaattccaagaagagaattaaaattaagtgttagggtaattttgaaaaaaaataataataaatacttcttgatgtttaaaaatgacagataaaaaagaacatgggtttatgacagataaaaaagaacggagggcgtaaattctaaaatatatCCAACAACCGCAAGTTAAATCTACAAGCAAAAGTGCATAGGATGTACTATTTTCTAACAGAAAAAAACTCGAACCTATGCCTTAACAGGTCACACGATGTCTGACAGTTTCCTACTTCTAGCTCTCCTACTGTTATTAGTTATTGTCCCCAGTTTCAGCTTTATATTGAACATCATCATCCAAGCTATTCATGCCATTGTGCTCAggttgaattttaaattaaggACACACTTTCAATTGTGAAGATGCGTGAAGACTTACTTGTAACGTAGAGGACAGAGAAGTTCAGAAGGGTGGTATGCTGCTTTGTATCTCATTTTGCTGCAAGAGTGAATATAGTAGCCAAGATAGTAATACTGAAGGCGAGGACAATGGATTCCAGCCTCCTTAACCCAATTTATCTCCTGCAGAGCAGAATattttccaagtgataaaaagGATAATTCAGGGTCCCAAAACAAATACTTGCTTGACAGACATCTTGGAAGTATATCCACTACACCAACAGCGACTAGTTTCCCATCAATCAGATACTGCTGATGGAAAGAACCAAACCCGCAATGTGGAACAGTTTCGTTACCACTACTTGGTGGAACAAATACCAGAGGAGTATCAACCAAAAACCTTCTGTATGAGCTTTCTGAAACTTTCTCTGGCTTGTCATTATGCACTTTGATTTGGTATCTCTTGTACAATGCAAATTCCTCTGGGTCAAAACTAGACCGCTTCATTCGAATTTCTAATCTCCGCCTTTTATGATGTTGACCAATACCTCCTCCAGACACGCAGCCGCGTTTGGGATTCACTCTCTTTCCATCAGAATGTGCACATGCCTCACTGGAGAGAAAATCTGTGCCTGGCAGTTTGGTGGTGGAGTAGAAATTAAGATGCCCACTGCAAGCTTTTATTGACAAGCCATGTATATCTCCTTGCCCATTAATAAAAACTGCTAGTTTGTCTGCAACACTATTGGGTGAGAAGTTTAGAAGGTTTCCATGTTGGCTCGCACTGCTCCTTGACAATCCTGACTGGCCGTCATCCTCTGTCAACAGTGAGCGCCTTAATGCTGCAGCAACCTGAAAAG from Dioscorea cayenensis subsp. rotundata cultivar TDr96_F1 chromosome 9, TDr96_F1_v2_PseudoChromosome.rev07_lg8_w22 25.fasta, whole genome shotgun sequence includes these protein-coding regions:
- the LOC120269160 gene encoding protein yippee-like, whose translation is MGRLFLVNLEGKMYSCKHCSTHLALPEDIISRSFHCKHGKAYLFNKVVNVTVGAKEDRMMMTGLHTVVDIFCVGCGSILGWKYEAAHEKNQKYKEGKFILERFKVAGPNGNYYWTSTDAHVAGSDPDDA
- the LOC120269032 gene encoding arginyl-tRNA--protein transferase 2-like isoform X1, with the translated sequence MGDGASSSSSGGGGVAEGGETVVVDHGRRRSSCGYCRSTSHSCISHGLWAYSITVDNYQELLDRGWRRSGCFLYKPEMERTCCPSYTIRLKVEDFSPSKEQVRVQKKMQRFLDGTLDVKKPEQVKLTQDSSKSRCMHDDASPTTVPNAPVSESSSSSSSSDKISSADPYLHYLEKKIDDALSTPALLAEFPIIHAPKAIVKRVTSQAKRKISNVSEDLLYTSNISFQVAAALRRSLLTEDDGQSGLSRSSASQHGNLLNFSPNSVADKLAVFINGQGDIHGLSIKACSGHLNFYSTTKLPGTDFLSSEACAHSDGKRVNPKRGCVSGGGIGQHHKRRRLEIRMKRSSFDPEEFALYKRYQIKVHNDKPEKVSESSYRRFLVDTPLVFVPPSSGNETVPHCGFGSFHQQYLIDGKLVAVGVVDILPRCLSSKYLFWDPELSFLSLGKYSALQEINWVKEAGIHCPRLQYYYLGYYIHSCSKMRYKAAYHPSELLCPLRYKWVPFHIARPLLDEKPYVILSDFTAQSDGFTNKFTDGLSSLSELRSEDDDLNEASSEEDDSDDNEPGFEGITVGTEAELVVETGTTLASDDLGPVDLSNIMIDVNGLRIKYKELEHVVGPIDKMHLNLLERQLHRYVKVVGEKLANYVVYTLG
- the LOC120269032 gene encoding arginyl-tRNA--protein transferase 2-like isoform X2, with protein sequence MGDGASSSSSGGGGVAEGGETVVVDHGRRRSSCGYCRSTSHSCISHGLWAYSITVDNYQELLDRGWRRSGCFLYKPEMERTCCPSYTIRLKVEDFSPSKEQVRVQKKMQRFLDGTLDVKKPEQVKLTQDSSKSRCMHDDASPTTVPNAPVSESSSSSSSSDKISSADPYLHYLEKKIDDALSTPALLAEFPIIHAPKAIVKRVTSQAKRKISNVSEDLLYTSNISFQVAAALRRSLLTEDDGQSGLSRSSASQHGNLLNFSPNSVADKLAVFINGQGDIHGLSIKACSGHLNFYSTTKLPGTDFLSSEACAHSDGKRVNPKRGCVSGGGIGQHHKRRRLEIRMKRSSFDPEEFALYKRYQIKVHNDKPEKVSESSYRRFLVDTPLVFVPPSSGNETVPHCGFGSFHQQYLIDGKLVAVGVVDILPRCLSSKYLFWDPELSFLSLGKYSALQEINWVKEAGIHCPRLQYYYLGYYIHSCSKMRYKAAYHPSELLCPLRYKWVPFHIARPLLDEKPYVILSDFTAQSDGFTNKFTDGLSSLSELRSEDDDLNEASSEEDDSDDNEPGFEGT